The genomic window TCTACCCTAATAATATAAGTTTTGGTTGTTTCACTTAAAATACCAAATTGTTCAATATCACCGATCACAAAGAAATTATGATAAGGTTTTTTATTAGCTAAAGCTAAAATTTCATCTTTAATGTTTTCATCAGCTAATTCTAATTTTAATGATTGTTTATTTTCAAATTTAATATGACAATAAGCTCCTTTATTTTTTTCAAGATAATCCTGGTGATATTCCTCGGCAAGATAATAATTTTTAAGTTCTAAAACTTCAGTTGCAAGTTCTTTATTATAATTTTTGGAAATTTGCTCTACAACTTGTTTAATAACCTGTTCATCTTTAGAATCAATAAAATAAATTCCATTTCTGTATTGAGTTCCAATATCTTCCCCTTGCTTATTTAATTCAGTTGGATCAATAACTTCAAGCAATTTTTCAGTAATTTCTCTAAGTGAAATTACATTTTCATCATAGAAAATTTCAACAGCTTCAACTGCACCAGTTTTCTGTGACTTTACCTCTTGATAAGTTGGATTTTTTGTTTTTGAATTTGCATATCCTACCGTTGAATTTATAACACCTTTTATAGTGTTAAAATATGCTTGAACGCCTCAAAAACATCCTCCTGCTAAATATATTTTTTTCATATATTATCCTTTCATAAATACGTCTTTAATATTTTTTTCTTTTCAAAAACCTTCTTCTTTACTTTTGGATTCGCTCTCGGTTAATAATAATTTTTTATGATATTCTTTTTCAAAATCAGTTTTTGTGTAATAAACACTTTTTGGATTTGAACTTATATAATGAACTCTAGCAAGACCAAATTCAACTAATTTTAGGTTTAAATCTTCATTATTTCTTGAATAAATCACTCCTAGAGTTCTCTCGTATTTATCCAGTCCAAGATCCTTAAGTTTGATTATTCTTTGACTTCTTCAAATTAGATCTATCAATTCATCTCTTGCTTTAATTGCGTAATGATTTTCAAGTGGTGCTAGATTATCTTTATTATCTCTTCCATCTGAGTAAACTTTATAAGTTTCAGGAGTATCAATACCATATAATCTAACTCTTACCTGTTTATCATCCTTATTTATAATTATTGTGTCACCATCAATAACATTAATAACAAAATATTCATTTCCATACTCAACTTTATCCTTATTTTTGCCTACTTCAGTGTTATTTTTAACTTCAGTACCACATGAAGCACTAATAAAAATGAAGCTAAACGAACTCAATGAACTTATTCATAAAAATAAACGCTTTAATTTCTTCATGTCAATCCTAGTAATATTGTATATCAAAAAATAGCATTTTTAAGAAAAAGTTGAAAAAAGAACTAAAATGAATTAAAAATGAACTTTTTTGAAAAAAATGTGGAAAGATCAAAATAAAAAATAGGCAAAATGCCTATCACCATACTAAGCTTTATTATTTGAACCAAATTCGTGAATTTTGTCTCTAACAGTTTGACACATAGCTTCATATCCAGGTTTTAATAATTTACGTGGATCAAAGTTTTTGCCTTTAAGATCTTCACCAGATTCGATGTATGCACGTAAAGCTTTATGGTTAGCTTGTTGTAATTCTGTGTTAACATTAATTTTTGTAACACCTTCACTGATAGCTCTTTTAATTTGGTCAGTTGGAATACCACTTCCACCATGTAAAACTATACCAATACCAGCAGCTTTAGAAATTTCTTGTAAAGTTTCAAAACTTAATGATTTTCATGAAGCTGGGTAAGGTCCATGAATGTTTCCGATACCAGCTGCTAAAACATCAATTCCTAAAGCAGCCATTTCTTTAGCTTGTTTTGGATCTGCTAATTCACCATTTCCAACAATACCATCTTCTTCACCACCAATTGTTCCGATTTCAGCTTCAACTGACATATTGTGTTTTTTAGCTAATTCAACTAATTCTTTAGTTTTAGCATAGTTTTCTTCATATGGTAAGTGTGAACCATCAAACATTAATGATGTATATCCAGCTTCAACAGCTTTTTTTGCTCCTTCATATGAACCGTGGTCTAAGTGTAAAGCAACAGGAACAGTAATTTTTAAGTCTTCAACAAGTCCTTTAACCATACCTACAACAACATTAAACCCACCCATGTATTTTAATGCACCTTCACTTGTAGCAACAATAACAGGTGATTTTTCAGCTTCAGCTGTTAATAAAACTGCTTTAGCTCATTCAAGGTTATTAATATTAATGTGAGGAATTGCGTATTTACCTTCTTTTGCTTTTCTAAGCATTTCTTTAGCGTTAACTAATGCCATAAAATATTCCCTTTCTTTTTTAGCAAACTACAATTACTTATTTGATGGACTTCAAGTACCATTATTATTACGAATGAAACGCCCGTCAACAGTTAATAAACGATATAATTCACCTATTTTCTTTTCTCTTAGTTTTACATATGGTAAATCATCATTAACTAAATTTTGAATTCAATATCCTCTTAATTCATCTTCAACAACTTCGAAGATTTCATTAAATTCAAAAGCACTTTCGTGTTCTTCTTTATAAACAAAATCAATCGCAATATCTAACATTGTTCTCATAGTCGCTCCTTTAATTTTTTTAATTATAAAATAATTTTATATTTATTTAATTGTATCAATATTTAATTTTTTTAATTAGTGGAAATATTGCTTACTTTTTATTTTTCATTTGTTTTAATATGACTGGTACCAACATAATTAAAATCATTATAATTAATATAAAAATTGAAATAATGTAACCATTTATTTTTGACTGTAATATATTTACATCGATATTTACCAAGTTATTATGCAGTTGGTAAATATAAAGTGATAAATCAACGAAAACACTAATTAAATTAGCAAAAATGGCAAAATAAATTATAAAGACAATAAAGTAATTCATAATTTTAAGTATTTTTTTGTTTTTGTCTAAACTTTTTGCATAACCATAACATGCAGTTGCAATAAAACCAAAAATTATCAAACTTACTCAATCACTAAGTAAATTGGCGAAATTATAAACGTTCGACATTCCGCTTCCGTAATTATTAAAGAATTCATCGGTAGTTTTTGGGTATAAAAGTGAACCAATTATAAATAAAATAATAACTATCGGAATACTTACAAGAGAATAAATTACACCAACAACTGGTTTTTTTGAATTAATTTTGTGGATAAATTTATCTCAGAAAGGAATTTCTTTTTCCTTTATCAATTCTTCAATAAAACGTGGAATTAGAATACAGAAACCATTCACAATCCCTAAAACACCTATTCCAATAAAAATATTAATCAATCCAAAAACTCAAGCAAGATTTTTTTCAGCTAAAAACTCTAAATATTCCTTAAAGTCTCCACGACCATTTAAACTCATGGAAATTGCCATAATTAAGTGAATTATAGTGACTATAGTAAGACCAAAAAGAAGAATTTTAGGTGTAGATTCAGGTTTTTTTAAGTCTTTTTCAATACCAGTAGAAACATAAAAACCATCATAGGCAAAGAAAATTCCGGCTCAAGAAAGACAAACACCTAATCCTGGGATAAATGCATATGAATGTAAAGTATTTTTGATATCAAAATTATATTTAGGAAGATAATTTATATTAACTTCATTTCTTTTTTCAAAAAAGAAAACTAATGCTATTACAATCGACATCAAAATTGCAATTAGCTTAATAACTAAGGTAATTGTATTTTGGATATTAGCAATTTTAATGCTTAAACCAGCACTTAAAATTAAGTAGACAACGATGATCAAAAGAAAAATCATTCAGATTAGTCAATCAAAACTAGTATTAAAACTTGGTGAAATATTAAAAGCTATAAGACCATCTTGAATTGACATCAAAGCAAAAAGTGGCATAAAAAAGTATGTGAGTGTTAAATTAATATAAAAGGCAAAATTTTTGCTCATTTGATATGTCATTCAGCTGTTAAACGACCTGGATCAGCCTACAAAACTAAGCTCACCTTTAGATTTAGCCGAAATTCCAACAAGTGAAAAACTCATCATAATAATTATAACTGATGCAATTGTTCAAGAAATTCCACTCATTATAACACTTGAATTATTAAAATCTAAAACAGCTTTAGACTTAAAAAAGATTCCAGCACCGATGCTTGAACCAATTACAAGAAGCATTCCAAAAATAAAGTTTAACTTTTTAGGTTCTTTCCTATTTATATTCATTTTACATTTGTTCTGGTGCAGATACACCAAGTAATTTTAAGCTGTTGTATAAAACTTCCTTCACTGCCTTAACCACAGTCATTAATGAAGTTTCATTTTCACTACCTAAAATTTTTGTATTTGAATAAAAACTGTTAAAAGCACTAGCTAAGTTCATGACATAACTACTTAAAAGTTGAACTTTTTTAGTTTGTGCAACACTTCTTAAAACGTCAGGTAAAATGTCTAATTGAATGATTAATTTTCTTGTCTTTTCATCAAATTTAGCATTAATAATTTCAGAATTATTATTGTTGTATTTTTTAATTAATGAGCAAGCTCTTGAATGAGCATATTGAACACCAAAAACTGGGTTGTTGATATCTTTTTGATTTGCTTTATCTATATCAAAGTCAAATTTAGTATTTGCATCTCTAGTAAGCATTGTGAATCTAATAGCATCAGAACTACTTGCTTCAAGTAAATCAGCTAAAGTTACACTTGTTCCAGCACGTTTAGACATTTTAAATTCACTTCCATCCTTGAGCAATCTTACAAGTTGAACTACTAAAATTTCCATGTCTTTTTTATCATAACCTAGACATTGAAGTGCGATTTCCATTCTATTGATATAACCGCTATGATCAGCTCCTCAAACATTAATTAATTTATTAGCTCTTTGAAGTTTATCATTATGATATGCGATATCAGGTGTAAAATAAGTTAGACTTCCGTCAGATTTAACTAAAACACGGTCTTTATCATCTCCAAAATCACTTGTTTTAAGGAATGTTGCTCCATCTTTTTGATAAATATAATTTTTTAATTTTTCATAAATTGGTTCAATTTTATTTTTATTATATATATCATCCAGTTCGCTAGTAAACACATCAAAACTTACGTTTAGTTCGCTTAAATGTTCTCTAATTTTGTCTAACAATTTAGAAATACAAATTTGTCTGAATTTCTTGATTTTTACTTCAAAATCATTTAAAAATTCATCTCCATATTCATTTTTAATTTCATTAGCAAGCCAAATAATATCTAAACCACGATAACAATCCTCTGGCATTTGCATTTCTACACCAAAGAGATTAAAGTATCTTACTTTAGTTGAATCAATTAAAACATTAATTTGATTTCCTGCATCGTTAACATAATATTCAGCTGTAACATCAAAACCAACATGTTTAAGAATTCTTACTAAGGTATCACCGATGATTGCACCTCTAGCATGTCCAACGTGAAGAAATCCTGTTGGATTAGCTGAAACAAATTCAACAATATATCTATCTTTCACGTTAAAAAGTTTTGTTCCATAATTGTTTTTATTGTCAATAACATTGTTTAAAACAGTTAAAAATGCTTTATTAGATAAAACAATATTTATAAAACCCGGTCTAGCAACATCAACACATTCAATTAATTCATTAGAAACTAATTTTTGTTGGATTAATTCTGCTAATTCCATTGGATTTTTAGATGAAAATCTTTTTACAACCATAGCAATATTTGTTGCGTAATTGTATTTGGTCTGTTCATCTTTTTGGATGTTTGGTTCAGCTAATGTGAAGTTTAGCTCAGCTAATTTCAACTCACTAGACACAATATTTTCATTTTGAAAATCAGCAATAATATTGATTAAAATTTCTTTAATTTTAGCGTTGATATTGGTCATTTTTTACCTCTTTTTACATATATTTTTTATATTTTAACTTATTTTATTCTTTTTTATATAAAATATATATGTTATGCAAAAAATATATGTTTGT from Mycoplasma anserisalpingitidis includes these protein-coding regions:
- a CDS encoding thermonuclease family protein, giving the protein MKKLKRLFLWISSLSSFSFIFISASCGTEVKNNTEVGKNKDKVEYGNEYFVINVIDGDTIIINKDDKQVRVRLYGIDTPETYKVYSDGRDNKDNLAPLENHYAIKARDELIDLIWRSQRIIKLKDLGLDKYERTLGVIYSRNNEDLNLKLVEFGLARVHYISSNPKSVYYTKTDFEKEYHKKLLLTESESKSKEEGFWKEKNIKDVFMKG
- the fba gene encoding class II fructose-1,6-bisphosphate aldolase yields the protein MALVNAKEMLRKAKEGKYAIPHININNLEWAKAVLLTAEAEKSPVIVATSEGALKYMGGFNVVVGMVKGLVEDLKITVPVALHLDHGSYEGAKKAVEAGYTSLMFDGSHLPYEENYAKTKELVELAKKHNMSVEAEIGTIGGEEDGIVGNGELADPKQAKEMAALGIDVLAAGIGNIHGPYPASWKSLSFETLQEISKAAGIGIVLHGGSGIPTDQIKRAISEGVTKINVNTELQQANHKALRAYIESGEDLKGKNFDPRKLLKPGYEAMCQTVRDKIHEFGSNNKA
- the rpoE gene encoding DNA-directed RNA polymerase subunit delta, with protein sequence MRTMLDIAIDFVYKEEHESAFEFNEIFEVVEDELRGYWIQNLVNDDLPYVKLREKKIGELYRLLTVDGRFIRNNNGTWSPSNK
- a CDS encoding amino acid permease; protein product: MNINRKEPKKLNFIFGMLLVIGSSIGAGIFFKSKAVLDFNNSSVIMSGISWTIASVIIIMMSFSLVGISAKSKGELSFVGWSRSFNSWMTYQMSKNFAFYINLTLTYFFMPLFALMSIQDGLIAFNISPSFNTSFDWLIWMIFLLIIVVYLILSAGLSIKIANIQNTITLVIKLIAILMSIVIALVFFFEKRNEVNINYLPKYNFDIKNTLHSYAFIPGLGVCLSWAGIFFAYDGFYVSTGIEKDLKKPESTPKILLFGLTIVTIIHLIMAISMSLNGRGDFKEYLEFLAEKNLAWVFGLINIFIGIGVLGIVNGFCILIPRFIEELIKEKEIPFWDKFIHKINSKKPVVGVIYSLVSIPIVIILFIIGSLLYPKTTDEFFNNYGSGMSNVYNFANLLSDWVSLIIFGFIATACYGYAKSLDKNKKILKIMNYFIVFIIYFAIFANLISVFVDLSLYIYQLHNNLVNIDVNILQSKINGYIISIFILIIMILIMLVPVILKQMKNKK
- the argS gene encoding arginine--tRNA ligase, whose product is MTNINAKIKEILINIIADFQNENIVSSELKLAELNFTLAEPNIQKDEQTKYNYATNIAMVVKRFSSKNPMELAELIQQKLVSNELIECVDVARPGFINIVLSNKAFLTVLNNVIDNKNNYGTKLFNVKDRYIVEFVSANPTGFLHVGHARGAIIGDTLVRILKHVGFDVTAEYYVNDAGNQINVLIDSTKVRYFNLFGVEMQMPEDCYRGLDIIWLANEIKNEYGDEFLNDFEVKIKKFRQICISKLLDKIREHLSELNVSFDVFTSELDDIYNKNKIEPIYEKLKNYIYQKDGATFLKTSDFGDDKDRVLVKSDGSLTYFTPDIAYHNDKLQRANKLINVWGADHSGYINRMEIALQCLGYDKKDMEILVVQLVRLLKDGSEFKMSKRAGTSVTLADLLEASSSDAIRFTMLTRDANTKFDFDIDKANQKDINNPVFGVQYAHSRACSLIKKYNNNNSEIINAKFDEKTRKLIIQLDILPDVLRSVAQTKKVQLLSSYVMNLASAFNSFYSNTKILGSENETSLMTVVKAVKEVLYNSLKLLGVSAPEQM